The Amycolatopsis coloradensis sequence CAGTGACGCCGACGGCAGCGGGATCTTCGCGATGTCCGGTAGCGCGGGAACGGCCGGAACAGCGGTGGCGCCGGTGGCGGCATTCGGGAACTGCGGCTGCGGGGCGGGCGCGGCCACGTCGGTGAAGGGGATACCGCGAGGTGGCTTCGGGCTCGCCCACGTGCCGGACGGCGCGGACGACTGGTCGGCGACCGGGCAGGACGCGGTCGCCGCGAGCTGAGCGGGCACCGTCGTCGCGAGACCGTTGCCGCGCAGGCAGTTACCCCGTCCTTGGGTGGCGGTGGGGAACGTCCAGCCGACGTCAACGCCGTTGGCGGCGAAGGTGTTGTCCACGATCTGGTTGCCGTTCGGCGGTATGTCGGCGGTTGCGGTGATCACCAGCCCGGCGTTGACATTGCCGTCGATCCGGTTGCGGATGACCTGATTGTCACTGCCGCCATCGATGCCGATACCGATGCCCCACCCGCCGTCTGCCTGTTCGGGGGTCGAGGTCTGCTGGTTGGCCGCGATCAGGTTGCCGGCGACGTGGGCACCCTGCTGCGGGAGCAGCTTCTCCTGATGGTCGGAGTTGGTGGTGAGCCCGACCCGGTTACCGGCGAAGCGGTTACCGACCACGTACATGTCCCCGCTGGCGTTGGTGCCTTCGTAACCGACCGCGTTGAGTTCGGCGATGTTGTCCCGCACCACGATGCGACAGGGCTTGCATTGCCCGACATAGATCCCGGAGTCAGCCGAACCTGACGCATACGAGTGTTCGATGACACCGTCCTGGGTGGAGAACGCATAGATGCCGTACAGCCCGTTGCGGGTGGCGGTCACGTGGGAAACCAGGAACGACTTCAGGAAGGCGACCGGCTCGTCGCCGGTGTCGTAGCCGCCCTGCCCCGGAGTTCCGGTGGCCGCCTTCGCCGAACCGGTGACCAGAACCCCGTTCTGCGTATTGTTCTTCACGGTCAGGTTCTCCACGGCCACCCCGGGCGCGGTGACGACAATCCCGTTCGGCTGCCGCAATTGCCCGTCGATCACGACCGTGTCCCGGGACTCGCCGCGAAGAGTGATCCGAGCCGTGCCGACCTTGACCGACTCGTGGTAGACACCCGGCGCGACCAATACCAGGTCACCGGGCTGGGCGAGGGACACCGCGGCGGAGATCGTCGGGGCGTCAGCCGGCACTCGGATCGTCACGTGCGCACCGGCCGGCCGGCTGCCCTGGCCCGATCCGTCATCGCCGGCGCAGCTCGCCAATACGAGTGTCAGTGTGC is a genomic window containing:
- a CDS encoding NosD domain-containing protein, producing the protein MPRFGCRVIVAVLGTLTLVLASCAGDDGSGQGSRPAGAHVTIRVPADAPTISAAVSLAQPGDLVLVAPGVYHESVKVGTARITLRGESRDTVVIDGQLRQPNGIVVTAPGVAVENLTVKNNTQNGVLVTGSAKAATGTPGQGGYDTGDEPVAFLKSFLVSHVTATRNGLYGIYAFSTQDGVIEHSYASGSADSGIYVGQCKPCRIVVRDNIAELNAVGYEGTNASGDMYVVGNRFAGNRVGLTTNSDHQEKLLPQQGAHVAGNLIAANQQTSTPEQADGGWGIGIGIDGGSDNQVIRNRIDGNVNAGLVITATADIPPNGNQIVDNTFAANGVDVGWTFPTATQGRGNCLRGNGLATTVPAQLAATASCPVADQSSAPSGTWASPKPPRGIPFTDVAAPAPQPQFPNAATGATAVPAVPALPDIAKIPLPSASLLADGALVRTS